The following proteins come from a genomic window of Salvia hispanica cultivar TCC Black 2014 chromosome 4, UniMelb_Shisp_WGS_1.0, whole genome shotgun sequence:
- the LOC125219229 gene encoding uncharacterized protein LOC125219229: MVMTQSGKKPLPANMYPKVKVRVQREDADQYAYEKNSLQSLKAFEWLSLNHSSSSDDSSRPVVRVPQSYVPLSPPPSFYRSKEETNKKNADVKDGQKSLRATSAPRPRAVLSSPDNDEIIGQRTPTRTPTQPFPGHKSRHAIQNRHTLCKIFPKSTTAEGLTPRKTHAKESSELKNDVIAKGRVTVLGDSRIRAAPQRKKIAPF; the protein is encoded by the exons ATGGTTATGACTCAATCTGGGAAGAAGCCTCTGCCGGCAAACA TGTATCCAAAAGTGAAGGTGAGGGTTCAGAGAGAAGATGCTGACCAATATGCTTATGAGAAGAATTCCTTGCAGTCTTTGAAGGCTTTTGAATGGCTCTCTCTAAATCATTCCTCTTCTTCag ATGATTCCTCAAGGCCTGTTGTGAGAGTTCCTCAGTCTTATGTCCCTCTATCCCCTCCTCCGAGCTTCTACAGATCCAAAG aggaaacaaacaaaaagaatgCAGATGTGAAAGATGGCCAAAAAAGTCTTAGAGCGACTTCTGCCCCACGCCCACGTGCGGTCTTGTCAAGTCCAG ACAACGATGAAATCATAGGACAAAGAACACCAACACGAACACCAACACAACCTTTCCCCGGCCATAAAAGTCGCCATGCAATTCAGAACAGACACACACTGTGTAAGATCTTTCCAAAATCCACTACTGCTGAGGGTCTTACGCCTAGAAAAACACACGCCAAGGAATCATCTGAGCTGAAAAACGACGTTATAGCAAAAGGGAGAGTGACAGTACTGGGTGATTCAAGAATAAGAGCAGCTCCACAGAGGAAAAAGATAGCTCCATTTTAA